In a single window of the Apteryx mantelli isolate bAptMan1 chromosome 11, bAptMan1.hap1, whole genome shotgun sequence genome:
- the LOC136993042 gene encoding olfactory receptor 14J1-like, with the protein MSNSSSLNEFLLLAFADTRELQLLHFSLFLGIYLAALLGNSLIITAVACDHHLHTPMYFFLLSLSLLDLGTVSTTVPKSMANSLWDTRAISYLGCAAQLFFFFLFISAEYSLLTVMAYDRFIAICKPLHYGTLMGSRACVKMAAAAWASGFLYALMHTANTFSIPLCQGNIMEQFFCEIPPLLKLSCSDSYLREVGLLVVAVCLVFVYFVFIVLSYVQIFTAVLRIPSEQGRHKAFSTCLPHLAVVSLFVSTIIFAYMKPPSLSSPALDLVATVLYAVVPPAVNPLIYSMRNKELKDAVSKLNQLVLVQQQ; encoded by the coding sequence atgtccaacagcagctccctcaacgagttcctcctcctggcatttgcggacacacgggagctgcagctcttgcacttctcgctcttcctgggcatctacctggctgccctcctgggcaacagcctcatcatcacagctgtagcctgcgaccaccacctccacacccccatgtacttcttcctcctcagcctctccctcctcgaccttggcaccgtctccaccactgtccccaaatccatggccaattccctgtgggacaccagggccatttcctacttaggatgtgctgcccagttatttttcttctttttattcatttcagcagagtattctctcctcacagtcatggcctatgaccgctttattgccatttgcaaacccctgcactacgggaccctcatgggcagcagagcttgtgtcaaaatggcagcagctgcctgggccagtggttttctctatgctctcatgcacactgcgaacacattttccataccactctgccaaggcaatatcatggagcagttcttctgtgagattcccccgctcctcaagctctcctgctcagactcctacctcagggaagttgggcttcttgtggttgctgtctgtttagtctttgtgtactttgttttcattgtgctgtcctatgtgcagatcttcactgccgtgctgaggatcccctctgagcagggccggcacaaagccttttccacgtgcctccctcacctggccgtggtctccctgtttgtcagtactatcatctttgcctacatgaagcccccctccctctcctccccagctctggatctggtggcgACTGTTCtctatgcggtggtgcctccagcagtgaaccctctcatctacagcatgaggaacaaggagctcaaggatgcagtgagtAAACTGAATCAGCTGgttctagttcagcagcaataa